The window GGCGTGCCTTGGCGTTCTCGAGATGCGCCATGATCACCTTGGGATCCTTGCGGTTCTTCTCGAGGAAGGCCGTGGCGGCTTTCTTGTTTGCGGGGATCAGGTCGACCACGTCGCCGTTCACGTCCTCACGCACCATGAACTGGATGAATTTCCACGCCGCGTCTTTGTTCGGCGAGGACTCGAAGATCGCGAGGTTCCAGCCGCCGAAGGTTCCGACGGGCGTCTTGCCCTCCGGCGCGGTTCCGTTCACGAAACCCCAGTCGAGCTTGCTTTTCTGAAGGGTCGGCTGTTCCAGCGCCGGCCAGAATTCGATCGCGAGCGAGCCGTTCAGGAACAGTTCGCGCATGTCACCGGAGGAGGCGTTGAGAATGCCGCCCGGCGCGAACTTCGATAGTTGCTGCAGATAGGTCAGCGCCTCGACGGCGGGCGCTTCGGTCAGGCCGCAACTGCCGTCGTCGTTCAGGATCTTGCCTCCGTTCGAGAAGATGAAGGAATCGCCGACGACGACTGTATCCTCGCCCTTGTGCCCGAACAGGCCGACACCGAACTTGCCGCTTGTGGTCAGCTTCTCGGCGGCAGCCTTCAGACCGTCAAAGGTGCTAAGGCTGGCCGGATCGATCTTCGCCGCGTCGAGCAGCGCCTTGTTGTAGTAGCTGAACTGCCAGACATCGACGTTGAAGGGGATGCCATAGAGCTTTCCGCCAAGCACCGCCGAATCCCAGGCTCCTCCGAAGAAGTTGTCGCGTGCTAGACCCGCGGCACCAGCCTGCTCGGTGAGGTCTGCGACGGCCCCCGCCTTGGCGAAGGCGCCGACCCAGATCTGGTCAAGCGTGGCGATGTCGGGCGCATTACCGCCCTGGACCGCCGTCAGCAATCGCTGCTGGTATTCGGGATAGGGAACGGTGGTCACCTCGATCTTGATGTCGGGATTTTCCTTCATGAACCGCTCGACGGCGGCTTTCTGCACGTCGGAAAGGCCGCTTTCAGTCTGCTGGTTGTCCCAGAATTGCAGGGTGACCTGCTGTGCCAGAACCGAGCTGGTGCCAAGCAGCATCGCTCCCATCGTGACGGCCGTTAATAATGATCGCTTCATGGTTCTCCTCCCTCGCGATTGAATTGTTTCAGGGTTGGTTTCGATAATTCCCGCCCGTGTCGAAGGCCGGTTCGGGAAGCACTTCGCCCGCGATCAGCACGTCGACGCCGACCGACCGGAAACGCTGGCGGTCCTCGGGCAAGGCGCCGTCGTCAGTCAGCACCGACCGGACCTGCGCGGCACCGGCGATGCGGTGGTTCGCATTCGAGCCGAGCGCCA of the Sinorhizobium chiapasense genome contains:
- a CDS encoding ABC transporter substrate-binding protein gives rise to the protein MKRSLLTAVTMGAMLLGTSSVLAQQVTLQFWDNQQTESGLSDVQKAAVERFMKENPDIKIEVTTVPYPEYQQRLLTAVQGGNAPDIATLDQIWVGAFAKAGAVADLTEQAGAAGLARDNFFGGAWDSAVLGGKLYGIPFNVDVWQFSYYNKALLDAAKIDPASLSTFDGLKAAAEKLTTSGKFGVGLFGHKGEDTVVVGDSFIFSNGGKILNDDGSCGLTEAPAVEALTYLQQLSKFAPGGILNASSGDMRELFLNGSLAIEFWPALEQPTLQKSKLDWGFVNGTAPEGKTPVGTFGGWNLAIFESSPNKDAAWKFIQFMVREDVNGDVVDLIPANKKAATAFLEKNRKDPKVIMAHLENAKARPLSPRYLELADAQIAMFQEIYAGGDPAATAAKACDAINALD